Proteins co-encoded in one Melitaea cinxia chromosome 13, ilMelCinx1.1, whole genome shotgun sequence genomic window:
- the LOC123659151 gene encoding 40S ribosomal protein S15 — MAEVDETLKKKRTFRKFTFRGVDLDQLLDMPNEQLMELMHARARRRFARGLKRKPMALVKKLRRAKKEAPPNEKPEIVKTHLRNMIIVPEMVGSIVGIYNGKTFNQVEIKPEMIGHYLGEFSVTYKPVKHGRPGIGATHSSRFIPLK, encoded by the exons ATGGCTGAG GTTGATGAAACTTTGAAGAAGAAGCGTACCTTCAGGAAGTTTACCTTCCGGGGTGTCGACTTAGACCAGCTTCTTGACATGCCAAA TGAGCAATTAATGGAACTGATGCATGCCCGTGCCCGGAGACGATTTGCTCGTGGTCTTAAACGTAAGCCAATGGCGCTGGTTAAAAAACTTCGTCGCGCCAAGAAAGAGGCGCCTCCAAATGAGAAACCAGAAATCGTAAAGACACATTTGCGCAACATGATCATCGTCCCAGAGATGGTTGGCTCTATTGTCGGTATTTACAATGGAAAGACCTTTAACCAG GTTGAAATCAAGCCTGAGATGATTGGCCATTACCTCGGTGAATTTTCAGTGACGTACAAGCCAGTCAAGCACGGTAGGCCTGGTATTGGTGCTACCCACAGCTCCAGGTTTATCCCACTCAAGTAG